The following is a genomic window from Candidatus Zixiibacteriota bacterium.
CATTAAAAAGCCAGAAAGAAAGTGAGGTAAAAAATACCATTTTGCCGGGATTATAACGGCCGATTCCAGAAACCAGGGCGATAGCGGCCCGGGCCCCAACTATAAAGCGGCTGAAAACCAGTAACAAAGCACCCTGTTTTATAAACCAGGATTCCATTTTGTCGATATCTTCGGCCGAAAAAACCCGATAATTTTTCCTTATAAAGAACTCCCGCCCGTAATGTCGTCCGAAATAATAAACCAGCATGGTGGAGGCAATTCCCCCCAGATATACCACGATAAAAATAAGAAAAATATTCAACCAGCCTGAAGCCGCCAGACCACCGGCCGTGATTGTAAAGAAATCACCCGGAAAAGGAGGAAATACATTCTCAATAAATGAGGCCATAAACAGCGCCAGGTATATCCAGCCCGGCCCGTAGGTGAAAAGCCTTTCCAGGAATTCATTAATCAGGTTGAGTGATTGTTCCATTGTCCTTGTATATCAGGCAGCTGGCTACAACGGCGATCCCTTCCTCGCGCCCGACAAAACCCATTCTTTCATTGGTGGTGGCCTTGATTGAGATATCATTTTCAGATATAACCAGTATCCTTGCAATTCTGGATTTCATGGCCGGGATGTGAGGCGACATTTTGGGCGTTTCGGCAATTATAACGGCATCGACATTACCCACCTGATATCCCTCCATGACAACCATTTTGAAAACCTCGGCGAGAATTTTTGTTGATTGAATATCCTTTATGGCCGCATCAGTGTCGGGAAAATGCTGCCCGATATCGCCCAGCCCAATGGCTCCCAGCAGGGCATCGGCTATTGAATGGAGTAATACATCGGCGTCGCTGTGTCCCTGCAAGCCTTTATCATGGGCAATAATTACCCCACCCATGATCAGCGGGCGTCCCTCAACAAACCTGTGAGAGTCATAGCCGATACCAATCTTGATATCCGGTTTCATGCTCTAATCCCTATAATTAATCCCGCTATAATCAGGTCTTCCTCGGTCGTTATTTTGATATTTATGCTTTTCGGTATCACCCTCCGGACTTTAAAACCCATCATTTCTATCATACAGGCATCATCGGTGATCTCGCTGTCGCTTGCCGTTTTTTCATGAGCATTCATAATCAAATCGTATTGAAACACCTGGGGAGTTTCTGCCAGATATAATTTCGTTCGGTCAAGGGTTGAGATAATATAATCACCTTCCACTCTTTTGACCGTGCTGGATATGGGGCGAGCCAGAATGGCCGCCCTGTCTTTTCGGGCGGCATCCACCACCCGGTCTATATCAGCATGATCGATCAATGGTCTTGCGCCGTCATGGATAGCGACAAAATTGGTTGAGATGGGAAGGGCTTTTAAACCCCGGCAGACCGATTCCCGGCGGGTGGCACCGCCTTTGACAAGCAGCCGGACCTTGGAAAAAGCAAACGGATTGACGATTTTTTCATTCGTAAACAACAGGGCTTCCTCGGCAACGACGACCACAATATCATCTATTGAAGCAGCTTTTTCAAACTGCTCAATTGTCCACGACAACAGCGGTTTTTCCATTATATGGCGAAACTGCTTGGGGACATCGCCACCGAAGCGTACCCCGCGTCCAGCCGCAACGATTAAGGCAACGGTTTTCATAATGGGGTAATATATCTTCCGGATGATTCAATAAAAAGGATATTTTGGAAAAAGATGCCCTAAAGAATCAGCATGCAATCGCCGTAACTGTAAAACCGATATTTCTCTTTAACCGCAAGTTTATAGGCTTCTAAAATCTTTTCCCGTCCGGCCAGGGCTGAAACCAATAAAATCAGAGATGATTTTGGCAGATGGAAATTAGTAATAAGATGATCGACAACATTGAATTGGTAACCCGGTCTGATATATAAATCAACCGGTGCCGCAAAAGGCTGGATTTCGCCATTAATCTGCGGCGCGGATTCCAGGGTTCTTACCGAAGTGGTTCCAACGGCAAAAATTTTGCCTCCGGCGGCCCGAATCCGGTTAATAGAAGCCGCCGCACTTTTGGAAATTTCTGCATATTCGGCATCAACCGAGTGATCCTCAATGTTATCGACCTTGACCGGTTTAAAAGTGCCGTACCCGACATGAAGCGTAATCGGAATAACTTTAATCCCCTTTCCCGTGATTTTTTTCAGGACGCGCGGGGTAAAATGCAAACCGGCGGTCGGGGCAGCCACCGCCCAGGTTTTGGATTCTTTGGCAAAAA
Proteins encoded in this region:
- the ispD gene encoding 2-C-methyl-D-erythritol 4-phosphate cytidylyltransferase; amino-acid sequence: MKTVALIVAAGRGVRFGGDVPKQFRHIMEKPLLSWTIEQFEKAASIDDIVVVVAEEALLFTNEKIVNPFAFSKVRLLVKGGATRRESVCRGLKALPISTNFVAIHDGARPLIDHADIDRVVDAARKDRAAILARPISSTVKRVEGDYIISTLDRTKLYLAETPQVFQYDLIMNAHEKTASDSEITDDACMIEMMGFKVRRVIPKSINIKITTEEDLIIAGLIIGIRA
- a CDS encoding 2-C-methyl-D-erythritol 2,4-cyclodiphosphate synthase, with product MKPDIKIGIGYDSHRFVEGRPLIMGGVIIAHDKGLQGHSDADVLLHSIADALLGAIGLGDIGQHFPDTDAAIKDIQSTKILAEVFKMVVMEGYQVGNVDAVIIAETPKMSPHIPAMKSRIARILVISENDISIKATTNERMGFVGREEGIAVVASCLIYKDNGTITQPD
- a CDS encoding DedA family protein → MEQSLNLINEFLERLFTYGPGWIYLALFMASFIENVFPPFPGDFFTITAGGLAASGWLNIFLIFIVVYLGGIASTMLVYYFGRHYGREFFIRKNYRVFSAEDIDKMESWFIKQGALLLVFSRFIVGARAAIALVSGIGRYNPGKMVFFTSLSFWLFNGILLFSSFIFVTNFETIAHYFHMYEKIVWPIIILIVAALIIVKVYKSYKK
- the queA gene encoding tRNA preQ1(34) S-adenosylmethionine ribosyltransferase-isomerase QueA codes for the protein MDISLFNYDLPPDAIAYYPARQRDLSRLMILDRVSGRISHDKFTGIVSYLNEGDALVVNDTKVLKARLFVHRQTGGKIELFLLNKISYENRDCWEILSHPTKRLKEGEEVVVDDGLMIEVIKKVPGGRSLISFRNKTEEKKIISKYGHIPLPIYIHRPDEKTDESRYQTIFAKESKTWAVAAPTAGLHFTPRVLKKITGKGIKVIPITLHVGYGTFKPVKVDNIEDHSVDAEYAEISKSAAASINRIRAAGGKIFAVGTTSVRTLESAPQINGEIQPFAAPVDLYIRPGYQFNVVDHLITNFHLPKSSLILLVSALAGREKILEAYKLAVKEKYRFYSYGDCMLIL